A stretch of Paludisphaera borealis DNA encodes these proteins:
- a CDS encoding serine/threonine-protein kinase: MQIPESNSGRERPEGSGSQDGSPAARGESGPTVDPPTIVRGSSSTSRRVPVLGRAAVSIPLPQPGQVIDTFVLEEAIGAGGMGAVFRAHDAKLDRQVALKLLPPDQTDDPEVVQRFYQEGRSAAQLDHENIARVYSLGQDGIYHYIVFEYIEGVTIRRKVDDNGPLPLNEAVDVTLQISEALVHATNRGVVHRDIKPSNIILTPQGRAKLVDMGLARRFERQTDVGLTQTGMTLGTFDYISPEQARDPRDVDVRSDLYSLGCTLFHMLSGQPPFPGGTVLQKLLQHQEEPPPDVRALNPAVPADLARVLTKLMAKDRDRRYQSPEQLVRDLLTVAGQSGLTLSHVDAPAWMSKPRRPSWERHLVFLVPTAGFVLLAAGLLWWGRELADSTSSSPLGEFGATAPPRPQTALNAAAARIAPDAADRPAAVGVDAAARSISVRPADDLASVIASAPRKSVVTLTDDGPYLLGGRLGGPRANPTLLNRDVTIRAESGKRPVLKFAADARGADQPAPALLAFAGGRVALKGLIIEVESEPPAGRAAAILVEDAELKLEGCTFRRDDGLEAATVGLPAVLGRVLKAGSADGGRPPFIFADQCHFDPGAVAFECEGPADLRFSDCTFGPGGTSIWLNNGRAAAPPACDVLIQRSSFMTGPAPVFQIDGSLATFRVDDSVIAPGAVGGALGSLIQVDTPRNLDWSGRSNLYGKLNAFLTVAGQEDAAENVRDFEHWRENQSEQREVKSVPARSLVWESSDPAQDLAYGVDNPTRAFQLAPASSQSGRRGASRGPFGATLVDSTSPRPDAAAKETIAAQPAFEPAKTVPSAPEPSKVVGPPLKLDADTPLAPMPMPMPIPTTTVAARTNEATGIPALPPMTTTPTDDPAEPATAASNREPEVAVTSPKAPLANAGEPKPAETDEASGRATTRRTVNSDEDVIRSAEQFVNVLARHGTKGGVLRIAAGADLELSPVEFNGGAEWRIEAEAGGHRPRIRFRPPLFAARTASNWTTLLNVQGGKLHLQGLDVLVQDADPEAMSRIAAVGLVAGASLTLTDCTVTLSGPASSLAVVAVLPGRTSNDALPTDSNKPAVVRIHDSFLRSIGDGFTVASDRRLDCELRNVLVATDGSLLHALGCTQATRQTPSLTLKLDRVSAMAKGGLVHLESSPDEPELHLAEVQAENSVLSTGSAAGPLFRVDGRESMESLRDRIRWTGDNVGYHQITAYRRDEVAQTGIRPRIYDRTDWNNFVRKDESPVLEVQFLNKLPPTESAGSMSKDDLRLSPQSPLYRKGSDLQRIPEAPDVET; this comes from the coding sequence ATGCAGATCCCCGAATCGAACAGCGGGCGCGAACGTCCTGAGGGCTCCGGCTCGCAAGATGGTTCTCCGGCCGCGCGCGGCGAGTCGGGGCCGACGGTGGATCCTCCGACCATCGTGCGCGGGTCGAGCAGCACGTCGCGGCGCGTCCCGGTGCTCGGCCGTGCGGCGGTCTCGATCCCCCTGCCCCAGCCCGGCCAGGTCATCGACACCTTCGTGCTCGAAGAAGCCATCGGGGCGGGCGGCATGGGCGCCGTGTTCCGCGCCCACGACGCGAAACTCGACCGCCAGGTCGCGCTCAAGCTCCTCCCCCCCGACCAGACCGACGACCCCGAGGTCGTCCAGCGGTTCTATCAAGAGGGCCGGTCCGCCGCGCAGCTCGACCACGAGAACATCGCGCGGGTGTACAGCCTAGGCCAGGACGGGATCTATCACTACATCGTATTTGAATATATCGAAGGCGTCACGATTCGCCGGAAGGTCGACGACAACGGCCCGCTGCCGTTGAACGAGGCGGTGGACGTCACGCTTCAGATCTCCGAGGCGCTTGTCCACGCGACGAATCGCGGGGTGGTCCACCGCGACATCAAGCCGTCGAACATCATCCTCACTCCGCAGGGCCGGGCGAAGCTCGTCGACATGGGGCTGGCGCGTCGATTCGAGCGGCAGACCGACGTCGGGCTGACCCAGACCGGGATGACCCTGGGCACGTTCGACTACATCAGCCCCGAGCAGGCGCGCGACCCGCGCGACGTCGACGTCCGCAGCGACCTGTATTCGCTCGGATGCACGCTTTTTCACATGCTCAGCGGCCAGCCGCCGTTCCCCGGGGGAACCGTCCTCCAGAAGCTGCTTCAGCACCAGGAGGAGCCGCCGCCGGACGTCCGGGCGCTGAACCCGGCGGTGCCGGCCGATCTGGCGCGGGTGTTGACCAAGCTGATGGCCAAGGACCGCGACCGCCGCTACCAGTCGCCGGAGCAGCTCGTCCGCGACCTGCTGACCGTCGCCGGCCAGTCGGGGCTGACGTTGTCGCACGTCGACGCGCCCGCCTGGATGTCCAAGCCGCGCCGGCCGTCGTGGGAACGGCACCTGGTCTTCCTCGTCCCCACGGCGGGCTTCGTGCTGCTGGCGGCCGGGCTGCTCTGGTGGGGCCGAGAGCTGGCCGACTCCACGTCGTCCTCGCCGCTGGGCGAGTTCGGCGCGACCGCCCCCCCGCGCCCTCAGACGGCGCTGAACGCCGCGGCCGCCCGGATCGCTCCCGACGCCGCGGATCGGCCGGCCGCGGTCGGGGTCGACGCCGCGGCCCGGAGCATCAGCGTCCGACCGGCCGACGACCTGGCGTCGGTGATCGCGTCGGCGCCTCGCAAGTCAGTCGTCACTCTCACCGACGACGGCCCCTACTTGCTGGGCGGGCGGCTCGGCGGCCCGCGCGCGAACCCGACCCTGCTCAACCGCGACGTGACCATCCGCGCCGAGTCCGGCAAACGGCCGGTTCTCAAGTTCGCGGCCGACGCCCGGGGGGCCGACCAACCCGCCCCGGCCTTGCTCGCCTTCGCCGGCGGGCGCGTCGCGCTCAAGGGGCTGATCATCGAAGTCGAGAGCGAACCGCCCGCCGGCCGCGCGGCGGCCATCCTGGTCGAAGACGCGGAGCTGAAGCTGGAGGGCTGCACGTTCCGTCGCGACGACGGCCTCGAAGCCGCGACCGTCGGGCTCCCGGCCGTCCTCGGCCGCGTGCTCAAGGCCGGCTCGGCCGACGGCGGCCGTCCCCCCTTCATCTTCGCCGACCAGTGCCATTTCGACCCCGGCGCCGTCGCCTTTGAGTGCGAGGGGCCGGCCGATCTTCGGTTCAGCGACTGCACGTTCGGCCCCGGCGGGACCTCGATCTGGCTCAACAACGGCCGCGCCGCCGCGCCGCCGGCCTGCGACGTCTTGATCCAGCGCTCGAGCTTCATGACCGGCCCCGCGCCCGTGTTCCAGATCGACGGCTCGCTCGCCACGTTTCGGGTCGACGACTCGGTGATCGCCCCTGGCGCGGTCGGCGGCGCTCTGGGAAGCCTGATCCAGGTCGACACCCCCCGTAACCTCGACTGGAGCGGCCGATCGAACCTCTACGGCAAGCTCAACGCGTTCCTGACCGTCGCCGGCCAGGAGGACGCCGCGGAGAACGTCCGCGACTTCGAGCACTGGCGAGAGAACCAGTCCGAGCAGCGCGAGGTGAAGAGCGTTCCGGCCCGTTCGCTGGTCTGGGAATCGTCCGACCCCGCCCAGGATCTGGCCTATGGCGTCGATAACCCGACGCGCGCCTTTCAACTCGCGCCAGCCTCCAGCCAGTCGGGCCGTCGCGGGGCGAGCCGAGGTCCCTTTGGCGCCACGCTCGTCGATTCCACCAGCCCCCGACCGGACGCCGCGGCGAAGGAGACGATCGCCGCCCAGCCCGCGTTCGAGCCTGCCAAGACCGTACCGAGCGCCCCGGAGCCGAGCAAGGTCGTGGGCCCTCCCCTGAAACTCGACGCCGACACGCCGCTCGCGCCGATGCCGATGCCCATGCCGATCCCGACGACGACCGTCGCGGCCCGGACGAACGAAGCGACCGGCATCCCCGCGCTGCCGCCGATGACCACCACCCCGACCGATGACCCCGCCGAACCCGCCACGGCCGCATCGAACCGCGAGCCCGAGGTCGCCGTCACGTCCCCCAAAGCCCCGCTTGCGAACGCCGGCGAGCCGAAGCCGGCGGAAACGGACGAGGCGTCGGGACGAGCGACCACGAGGCGGACGGTCAACTCCGACGAGGACGTGATCCGCAGCGCCGAGCAGTTCGTCAACGTGCTCGCCCGCCACGGAACCAAGGGGGGCGTTTTGCGAATCGCGGCGGGGGCCGACCTCGAGCTCTCGCCCGTGGAGTTCAACGGCGGCGCCGAGTGGCGGATCGAGGCCGAGGCCGGCGGCCACCGCCCCCGAATCCGCTTCCGCCCGCCTCTGTTCGCCGCGCGGACGGCGTCGAACTGGACGACCCTCCTGAACGTGCAAGGGGGCAAGCTCCACCTTCAGGGGCTCGACGTCCTGGTTCAGGACGCCGATCCCGAGGCGATGAGCCGGATCGCGGCCGTCGGCCTGGTCGCGGGCGCGAGCCTGACGCTGACCGACTGCACGGTCACGCTCTCGGGACCGGCTTCGAGCCTCGCCGTCGTCGCCGTCCTGCCCGGCCGGACGTCGAACGACGCCCTCCCGACCGATTCCAACAAACCGGCGGTCGTGCGCATCCACGACAGCTTCCTGCGGTCCATCGGCGACGGCTTCACGGTGGCCTCGGACCGGCGACTCGACTGCGAGCTGCGCAACGTGCTAGTCGCCACCGACGGCAGCCTGCTGCACGCGTTGGGCTGCACCCAGGCCACCCGCCAGACGCCTTCGCTCACCCTGAAGCTCGACCGCGTCTCGGCGATGGCCAAGGGAGGCCTGGTTCACCTGGAAAGCTCGCCCGACGAGCCGGAATTGCACCTCGCCGAGGTCCAGGCCGAGAACTCGGTCCTCAGCACCGGCTCGGCCGCCGGACCGCTGTTCCGGGTCGACGGCCGCGAGTCCATGGAAAGCCTCCGCGACCGCATCCGATGGACCGGCGACAACGTCGGTTACCATCAGATCACGGCCTACCGCCGCGACGAAGTCGCCCAAACCGGAATCCGCCCCCGGATCTACGACCGCACCGACTGGAACAACTTCGTCCGCAAGGACGAATCGCCCGTGCTCGAAGTGCAGTTCCTCAACAAGCTTCCGCCGACGGAATCGGCCGGCTCGATGTCGAAGGACGACCTCCGTCTCTCACCCCAGAGCCCGCTCTACCGCAAGGGGTCCGACCTCCAGCGCATCCCCGAAGCCCCCGACGTCGAGACCTGA